In the Phaseolus vulgaris cultivar G19833 chromosome 7, P. vulgaris v2.0, whole genome shotgun sequence genome, one interval contains:
- the LOC137828002 gene encoding scarecrow-like protein 8, whose product MSSPGFPAAEPSDLYGGATGFPAQSMAVQPTINNHPATAHHPLYRSQPSILFQPSSNIAQHQTSSLIGKRTLAEFQTHNLSNNNNNLLISNGNNQLLPNYQLRSVKPRTFQHNQFSTFSPQLSAFPSHRYGASLLHHIRPNAVNAQPVTSSILSHTNFPRLIANPEPDKNSIDHRLQELEKQLLEDNDDDQGDAVSVVTTSEWSDTIQNLITPPKRASSSPTSSTTSSNSSAESISAKQSLTEVAKAISEGRFDVATQILTRLSQNSDQRFVNCMVSALKSRMSHVEYPPPVAELFSREHAESTQLLFEHSLFFRVALMVANIAILESAFDDKSQNAKLCVVDFDIGNGKQYASLLHELSLRRKGAPAVVKIIAVAENDADERMSTAGVMLGRIAKQLGISFEFQVLTRRLAELTRESLGCDADAALAVNFAFRLYRMPDESVSTENPRDDLLRRVKALAPRVVTLVEQEANTNTAPFVARVAESCAYYGALFDSLETTMTRENTGRIRIEEGLSRKIANTVACEGRDRVERCEVFGKWRARMGMAGFRLKPLSQRVAESIKERLGGEKRVEVKVENGGICFGWMGRTLTVASAWC is encoded by the coding sequence ATGTCGTCGCCGGGGTTCCCTGCTGCTGAACCCTCCGATTTGTACGGCGGAGCAACAGGATTCCCCGCTCAATCCATGGCAGTTCAACCCACCATCAACAACCACCCCGCCACCGCTCACCACCCACTCTACCGATCCCAACCTTCGATTTTGTTTCAGCCCTCCTCCAACATAGCCCAACACCAAACATCCTCTCTCATCGGGAAACGCACCCTCGCGGAATTCCAGACCCACAACCTCtctaacaacaacaacaaccttCTTATTAGCAACGGCAATAACCAACTCCTTCCAAACTATCAACTTCGTTCCGTAAAGCCCAGAACTTTTCAACACAACCAATTCTCCACCTTCTCGCCTCAATTATCTGCCTTTCCGTCGCACCGTTACGGCGCCTCCCTTCTCCACCACATTCGCCCTAACGCCGTTAACGCGCAACCAGTCACGAGTTCGATCCTGTCTCACACGAATTTCCCTAGGCTAATCGCGAACCCCGAGCCGGATAAGAACTCCATAGACCACCGCCTCCAGGAGTTGGAAAAGCAGCTTCTAGAAGACAATGATGACGACCAAGGCGACGCCGTTTCGGTCGTTACCACCTCTGAATGGTCAGACACAATACAGAACTTAATCACTCCGCCCAAACGCGCGTCCTCTTCGCCCACTTCCTCTACGACGTCGTCCAACTCCTCCGCGGAATCCATCAGTGCCAAACAGTCCCTAACGGAGGTTGCGAAAGCAATTTCGGAGGGGAGATTCGACGTTGCGACGCAGATCTTAACCCGATTATCGCAGAATTCGGATCAACGCTTCGTAAATTGCATGGTTTCCGCGCTCAAGTCGCGGATGAGTCACGTTGAGTATCCACCTCCGGTTGCGGAATTGTTTAGCAGGGAACACGCCGAGTCCACTCAGTTGCTATTTGAACACTCTCTCTTCTTTAGGGTCGCGCTCATGGTGGCCAACATCGCTATCCTCGAATCCGCATTCGACGATAAATCACAGAACGCCAAACTCTGCGTGGTGGATTTCGACATCGGGAACGGGAAACAGTACGCGAGCCTTCTCCACGAGCTCTCCTTGCGGCGGAAGGGGGCCCCGGCCGTCGTCAAGATCATCGCCGTGGCGGAGAACGATGCCGACGAGAGGATGAGTACTGCGGGCGTGATGCTGGGAAGAATCGCAAAGCAACTCGGGATTAGTTTTGAATTCCAAGTGCTGACTCGGAGATTGGCCGAGTTGACTCGTGAGTCGCTGGGTTGCGACGCGGACGCGGCGCTGGCGGTGAACTTCGCGTTCAGGCTTTACAGAATGCCCGACGAGAGCGTCTCCACGGAGAACCCGCGCGACGACCTTCTGAGGCGCGTGAAAGCACTAGCTCCGCGCGTGGTGACGCTGGTGGAGCAAGAGGCGAACACCAATACCGCGCCTTTCGTGGCTCGCGTGGCCGAGTCGTGTGCGTATTACGGCGCGTTGTTTGACTCGCTGGAGACGACGATGACACGGGAGAACACGGGGCGAATAAGGATCGAGGAAGGACTGAGTCGGAAGATAGCGAACACGGTGGCGTGCGAAGGAAGGGACCGCGTTGAAAGGTGCGAGGTGTTCGGAAAGTGGCGCGCGCGCATGGGCATGGCTGGATTCAGGTTGAAACCACTGAGTCAGAGAGTGGCTGAGTCAATAAAAGAACGATTGGGAGGAGAGAAGCGAGTCGAGGTAAAAGTAGAAAATGGTGGGATTTGCTTTGGGTGGATGGGAAGAACCCTCACTGTGGCATCAGCTTGGTGTTAA